TCTCTTCCCTAGCCTGCATCCAGAGGACCCCCAGGATCTCTGTGGTACAGCAGCATTCATTCCAGAATGACTGGAAGCCTTCGTGAGAGTCACTTCAGAGCAGCTGAGTATGCAAACCTTTGAGTTATGTGAGCAAAATACACATGCCCACACTCACCCTCCTTCCCACAAACACGTGCAGTAAGATTCAATCTCCCCATTACTCATTTATCTCCTGATTTATGCTGCTTCCCAACTAACTCTGAGCACTGTGGCATAGTGGAGGATGGTTTCTGACCAGGATCCTCAGCCCTGGGTGTTTCCTGGCAGTATCCATCACATTCAGAACAGCACAGGTTGCTGCTGGCCCTGACAGGTTTCCATCTGCTGAAATAAGTGTGTGCCAGCCCCTGTGAGCAGTACACAAGAAAGGGGCATTTATTTAGCTTGGAGAAGGGCCAAGGCAGATGGGAATGTTAGTGGGGCCTGAGGGAAACTTCAGAGAGGGACGatgaagagcagctctgctgatgaCACTGGATAAAGCAACCAGTAATAACCAAGCTGTGCTCTTGCCACAGGACAGACACGCTGATTACTGTGGATAATTGCAGTGCCTTCTGCCTGACAGCTCCCTGAGCCTGGCAGAGGGATGTGTGGTGGTGCTGTCAGGCTGATCCTCAAGCAGAGGTTTGTGATGGGTTGCTGTGTAACACAAGCtggaagggctgggagtgtGAGGGCTCAGGTGGAAGGCTCCAGGTGAGCAGTtgcaggaggatgcagggagagaagcaggagaATTTGGGCTTCTGAAGAGGTGGTTGCCAACTCAGCAAGTGAATACAGCCCAATCGGTGTCACTAATGGATGTAATTTCtaggggtggtggtgggatTTGAAGTGTAGCTATTTTtagtaaaggagaaaaagtgaGAGCAAAGtgcagcctggggaggtggCCAAGGGCAGGGGGACCAGCCTTGCTTCCCCATCCTGGAGGGGCAGAGGTGGGAGACTGGCAGGGATACAGACAGGCCGTGGTCCAGGATGCCAGTGGAACCTTAAGGAAGGTAAATGCAAGGAGAAGAACAGAATGCTTGTCCTTTACAACTGGCCCAAAAGTGAATGAAATTTCAAGGGAGGGAGTGAAACACTACAGGAATTGTCCTCTATAGAGTCAAATGGGTACATAAGgtttcaaagagaaaaggagaaaatattacTTGAGATAGCAAACCAGAGCCTGGGGCAgactgctgctccctgggatGGGGCAAAAGACATTTTATCCACCCAGGTTTGTACAGCCCTAGCTTAGAAATTCACCTCTGAAACACTGGACTTGAGTCACCAGGCATAAGGACAAGCCTTCACATTTTGAATATGTGCCTCTGTCTGTGATTAATGGGACATCTCTGCTTCTAATTGAAACCTAATCTGATAAAAATGTGAGTTTTCTCCTTGTCCTTTCCTCCAGAGCACTTACCTCTGCAAACACAATTGGTCTTTCaatttgaaaatgcattttctgacAGACTGTGGAGATGTCAGGAGCAAGCATGGAGCTGGCAGCAAATTCTGGCTACTGCTGACCACCAAGAAGGTACTGGATCTCTCAGCCTGACCATCAGGGAGGTACCAGATATCCTAGCCTCATAGCTGGGAAGATACAGGATGTCCTAGCCCAGGACCAGGTAAGCCTTTCCAAGAAGTGACAGTGATGTACTTGTTTGGGATGGGGTGGCTGCAGGAAGGTCACTACCTCATGTTTAAGGACCCCCAGGGGAGAAACTACTCTGCCCCTGCCCAAAGGAAATAGGAAATGTTCTCCATCCATGGCATCACACTCCCATCctcctgaggatgaggagggaaggaaagacCCTCATCCCCATTTCTCcatgccagggctgggggaacAGTGCAGCCTGAGGCTGGCTGGGGACACAAGGCACCCACAGTCCCAGGTCCCAGAGCAGACCTGCTCACTGCTGGGGTGCTCTCAGCCCCTCAGGGTCTCCGCCCCGGGGTCTCCAACCTGATACCCCCACCCCCTACCTTggcttcttcctccttctcgGCTCAGAGGTGCGCTAGGACCCAGAGGGCACAGGCGGGGGATGTGGGCGGGGGTCCCGGGACTGGGGTAGCCCTGGGTGTCGCGGACTGTCCTGGGGAGGTTCCTGGTGGTTCCCGGGGGGTCCCGGGGGCTGGAGATGTCCTGGAGGGTCCCGGGAGCTGGGGGTCCTAAGCCATCTCAGGTGGTTCCCTGGGCTAGGGGGACCCAGGTGTCCTGGGGGGGATCCCGGGGACTAGGAAGGTCCCAGCCGCTTCCCACCCCTCGCGTGGGAGGCTCAGGGGGTAACTGTGCAGAGAAGGTGGGTGCAATTAGCCGGGTGGCCGCAGGACTTGGGGTGAGtggtggggagaaaaaggagagggaggagccggggcgggcgggagggGCGCGGGGGGCAGAGGGGCTCCGCGGCGCGGCTCCGGTGCCGGCTCCCCCCCCTCTGCCCGCCGCAGGGTGCGCGGAGCTCCGCGGGGAAAGGCTGCGGGTGCCGATGGAGAACGACTCGGTCATCTCGGGAGCCTCGCTGGGCGACGGTGGTAACCAGACCCTGGGCAAGATGCCTCGGcagcccctggagctgcaggtggTCACcatcctgctggtgctgctcatCTGCGGGGTGGGCATCGCGGGCAATGTgatggtggtgctggtggtgctgcGCACCAAGCACATGGTGACCCCCACCAACTGCTATCTGGTCAGCCTGGCCGTGGCTGACCTGATCGTGCTGCTGGCGGCTGGGCTGCCCAACATCTCCGAAGTGGTGGCTTCCTGGGTCTACGGCTACGCCGGCTGCCTCTGCATCACCTACTTGCAGTACCTGGGCATCAACATCTCCTCCTGGTCCATCACCGCCTTCACGGTGGAGCGTTACATCGCCATCTGCCACTCCATCAAAGCGCAGCTCCTCTGCACCGTGTCCCGCGCCAAGCGCATCATCACCTCGCTGTGGCTCTTCACCTCCCTCTATTGCCTCATGTGGTTCTTCCTGGTGGACACCACCCAGATCACCTTCTCGGATGGGGCACAGGTCAGCTGTGGCTACCGGGTCTCCAGAAACCTTTACATGCCCATTTACTTCTTGGATTTCGCAGTCTTCTACATCATCCCGTTGGGGCTGGCAACTGTCCTCTACGGCCTCATTGCCCGCATCCTCTTCCTGAGCCCTCTGCCTGCCACCCCGCAGCATTCCTGCCTGGGCTCCATGCACCAGGGTCGCTCCCTCAAGCTCTCCTGCCGGGGCAACAAGGGGGCCCTGAGCTCCCGTAAACAGGTAGGAGCTCCCGTAAACAGGTAGGAGCTCccggggggctggggctgccagcagcactgtcaGGGGCTCAGTGCTTGGAGGGGCATTCTGGCAGAGAGTGGGAGCCCTGGTATTTGTGGAGGGAGTGGAGAGGGTTGGTTTGCTGCACAGAAGCCTCCCCAAGCCCAGCTGGGGTCTGGCAGCACATGAGGGCTCCCCTCGATTCGGCTGAGCTGGGTAGAGCAGGACAGGGCTGAGTGGCTGGAGTGCAGGGGGGTTTGCTGGGTAATTAACTGCTGATTGCCTCCCTAAGGAGGGGAGCTCAGGGACACATTGCAGCAGCAGGACTCACCCTCCAGGCAGGGTCCTGGGTGGGTGACCTCAGATTTAGAAGAGCaaagagaagggagagcagGCATGAGCCCCTGCCCTCTGAGCTCACCCCagtccctgcagctgggaaaagcaCCTTGGTGTCCTGGTGATGTGTTTGCCTGTTGATGACTGTCATTCAGTTGCCTACTggctccccatctcctcctcctcccagctacTGCCCTcattcctcctttttctctgtccACATGGACAATCACTCTCTCTTGCCCCATCTCCTTGGATGGGTCAACATGTGAGCATGGGACACTCTTGCCTGCTCACTGCCCATTTCCAGGAGGCTATCCCATTCCAGTTACAAACTCGACATAGGCAGAGACATGGACTGTTATAAAGAA
This genomic stretch from Heliangelus exortis chromosome 16, bHelExo1.hap1, whole genome shotgun sequence harbors:
- the LOC139803544 gene encoding thyrotropin-releasing hormone receptor-like: MENDSVISGASLGDGGNQTLGKMPRQPLELQVVTILLVLLICGVGIAGNVMVVLVVLRTKHMVTPTNCYLVSLAVADLIVLLAAGLPNISEVVASWVYGYAGCLCITYLQYLGINISSWSITAFTVERYIAICHSIKAQLLCTVSRAKRIITSLWLFTSLYCLMWFFLVDTTQITFSDGAQVSCGYRVSRNLYMPIYFLDFAVFYIIPLGLATVLYGLIARILFLSPLPATPQHSCLGSMHQGRSLKLSCRGNKGALSSRKQVTKMLAVVVILFALLWMPYRTLVVVNSFMDPPYLNIWFLLFCRMCIYLNSAINPIIYNLMSQKFRAAFRKLCKCEEKIAENPVPYTAPVYYSVVKDCSHGSSDHNVTEQEDLNNLPAPAKKNKAAKEILGP